TCCATCAGTGCTCCTCCGGCTTCAGCAGGATCTTGAGGTGGCTGCCGCGGTCGGCTTCGAGCTCGGCGAACGCGTCACGCCCGGCGGAGAGCGGCCGCACCCCGGTGAGCATCGGCGTCGCGTCGAGCCGGCCCGTGGCCATGAGGTCGAGCACGCGCGGGATGTCGAAGTTGTAGCCGAGGGAGCCCAGCACTGTGCGCTCGAACGGCACGATCTGCGTGATCGGCAGCGACGCGCTGGCGCCGCTGATCCCGCACAGCACCGCGCGCCCGCCCCGGCGCACGGTGTTCACGGCCAGCTCCACCAGCTCCGGACGGCCGGTCGCCTCCACCACCACGTCGGGCCCGACGCGGCCGGTGCGCAGGAAGACTTCGCGCCGCACGTCGGTCCTCGCCGGGTCGTACACCTCGGTCGCGCCGATCTCGGCGGCCTTGCGCGCGCGGTCGGGCACGGGCTCGCTCACGTAGAGGCCGGCCGCGCCCGCGAGCTTCGCGGCCAGCAGCGCGGCGATCCCGATCGGACCCGCGCCGAGCAGGAGCACGTGGTCACCCGGTTGGACGTTTGCCCGGCGGATGGCGTGCAGGCCGACCGCGAGCGGCTCGGCCAGGGCGGCGAGCTCGTCGGAGACGCCGTCGGGGATCGGCACGAGGCCCTCGACCGGCACGGTGACCTTCGACGCGAACCCGCCGTCGGCGGCGAGGCCGATCGAGCCGCCCTTGGCGCAGATGTGGTACTCGCCGTGAGTGCACCAGCGGCACACCCCGCAGCGCAGGCACGGGTCGACGGCCACACGCGTGCCGACGGTCACCCCGGGCACGTCCGAGCCGAGCGCCACGACCGTGCCGCTCATCTCGTGGCCGAGGGTGAACGGCGGTTCAAGACCGGTCAACGGGTGCGGCCCCGTGCGGATGAGGTTGGGGCCGTGCGCGAACTCGTGCAGGTCGGTGCCGCAGATCCCGCAGTACGACACGGC
The sequence above is a segment of the Amycolatopsis sp. 2-15 genome. Coding sequences within it:
- a CDS encoding alcohol dehydrogenase catalytic domain-containing protein, which translates into the protein MHALRWHAKGELRLDDVPEPPAPAPGQAVIAVSYCGICGTDLHEFAHGPNLIRTGPHPLTGLEPPFTLGHEMSGTVVALGSDVPGVTVGTRVAVDPCLRCGVCRWCTHGEYHICAKGGSIGLAADGGFASKVTVPVEGLVPIPDGVSDELAALAEPLAVGLHAIRRANVQPGDHVLLLGAGPIGIAALLAAKLAGAAGLYVSEPVPDRARKAAEIGATEVYDPARTDVRREVFLRTGRVGPDVVVEATGRPELVELAVNTVRRGGRAVLCGISGASASLPITQIVPFERTVLGSLGYNFDIPRVLDLMATGRLDATPMLTGVRPLSAGRDAFAELEADRGSHLKILLKPEEH